In Phormidium yuhuli AB48, one genomic interval encodes:
- the rph gene encoding ribonuclease PH codes for MPWQRPDGRAHNSLRPIQFDLNFTDFATSSVLAHSGNTRVLCTVTVEPGVPPFLKDAGQGWLTAEYRMLPSATPERQRREVLKLSGRTQEIQRLIGRSLRAAVDLKGLGERTLLIDADVLQADAGTRTTAITGSWVALALALDRLVKAGELDRSPLSHAIAAVSVGLIEGQPLLDLKYEEDVAADVDLNVVMTEQLEVIEIQGTAESGSFSRSQLNGLLDLAEQGISELLQAQQEALSSQG; via the coding sequence ATGCCCTGGCAACGTCCCGATGGTCGCGCTCATAATAGCCTGCGTCCGATTCAGTTTGACCTTAACTTCACCGATTTTGCGACCAGTTCGGTTCTCGCTCATTCGGGCAACACCCGAGTTCTCTGTACAGTGACGGTAGAACCCGGGGTTCCTCCCTTTCTCAAGGATGCCGGCCAGGGCTGGCTCACGGCAGAATATCGGATGTTACCCAGTGCCACACCGGAACGCCAGCGGCGGGAAGTCTTGAAACTCTCCGGACGGACCCAAGAAATTCAACGCTTGATTGGCCGGAGTTTACGAGCGGCTGTGGATTTAAAGGGGTTAGGAGAACGAACACTGCTGATTGATGCTGACGTCTTACAAGCCGATGCAGGAACCCGTACCACGGCTATTACGGGGTCTTGGGTGGCCCTGGCCCTGGCCCTCGATCGCCTGGTGAAGGCTGGAGAATTAGACCGATCACCCCTCAGCCATGCGATCGCCGCCGTTTCCGTCGGCCTCATTGAAGGACAACCGCTTCTGGATCTAAAATATGAGGAGGATGTAGCAGCAGATGTCGATTTGAATGTAGTCATGACCGAGCAATTGGAGGTGATTGAAATTCAAGGAACGGCTGAGTCTGGCAGTTTCTCCCGCTCTCAACTCAATGGCCTACTCGATTTAGCCGAGCAAGGAATCTCAGAACTCCTACAGGCTCAACAAGAAGCCTTATCGAGCCAAGGCTGA
- a CDS encoding histidine kinase dimerization/phospho-acceptor domain-containing protein, giving the protein MTESPQSQSPFPNEQTHEFRTSLNTILMSLELLTDDSLDEEERQSYLNFIREAAERMKDVLDKSL; this is encoded by the coding sequence ATGACCGAGTCGCCTCAGTCCCAGTCTCCGTTCCCCAATGAACAGACTCATGAGTTCCGTACGTCTCTGAATACGATCCTGATGTCTCTCGAACTCCTAACTGATGACAGCCTTGATGAGGAGGAACGTCAGAGTTACCTGAACTTCATTCGTGAGGCGGCTGAACGGATGAAGGATGTTTTAGACAAGTCTCTCTAG
- a CDS encoding PEP-CTERM sorting domain-containing protein, with protein MNTSFLTKTSLFTAGLTLASLSLGVNPSMAQWNYTIDSFTDGHNAQSRVGSQSEFEFYGMALMDDGENIFIAINSNLSLDGATSSHAQSGVISYGDFFFNFTGSGLDDANGNLFAINFANNTDSGVSEAGVYRNVTGTNVAGINSGFDHLNHHANTVNNLAVNKTGGGEGARIGDLASNDAYWQSGVNQKYKVVNSIASGERVGGINMLEASTLAALGLDFGQFSATGTYTFGFSFDRNLLPSGDFIAHIFAECINDGMAMVGNLADRSIVDPQPVPEPASVLGLLAVGGLMLKGKRNRTA; from the coding sequence ATGAATACTAGCTTCTTAACCAAAACATCTCTATTTACTGCGGGACTAACCCTAGCCTCTCTGAGTCTAGGAGTCAATCCCTCCATGGCTCAATGGAACTACACGATCGACTCCTTCACCGATGGTCACAATGCCCAGTCTAGAGTGGGAAGTCAGAGTGAATTTGAATTCTACGGCATGGCGCTGATGGACGATGGGGAGAACATCTTCATCGCCATCAACTCGAACTTAAGTCTTGATGGCGCGACATCTAGTCACGCTCAGAGTGGTGTCATCAGCTATGGCGATTTCTTCTTCAACTTCACCGGTAGTGGACTCGATGATGCCAACGGCAATCTCTTCGCCATTAACTTTGCCAACAACACCGACAGCGGCGTCAGTGAAGCAGGGGTTTATCGGAATGTCACTGGAACGAACGTGGCTGGGATAAACTCAGGATTCGACCATCTGAACCATCATGCCAATACGGTGAACAACCTCGCTGTCAACAAAACTGGCGGTGGAGAAGGTGCTCGCATTGGTGACTTAGCCAGTAACGATGCCTACTGGCAATCAGGTGTCAACCAAAAATACAAAGTTGTCAACTCCATCGCTTCAGGAGAACGGGTCGGTGGCATCAATATGTTAGAAGCTTCGACCCTAGCCGCCTTAGGTTTGGACTTTGGCCAGTTCAGTGCCACCGGAACCTACACCTTTGGCTTCAGCTTCGACAGAAATCTCCTACCCAGTGGGGATTTCATCGCTCACATTTTCGCCGAATGTATCAATGATGGCATGGCCATGGTCGGCAATTTGGCCGATCGCAGCATCGTCGATCCCCAACCGGTTCCCGAACCCGCTTCTGTCTTGGGATTGTTAGCGGTAGGCGGTTTGATGCTCAAAGGCAAACGGAACCGCACCGCCTAA
- a CDS encoding dihydrolipoamide acetyltransferase family protein — MSHEIFMPALSSTMTEGKIVSWTKATGDKVEKGETVVVVESDKADMDVESFYDGYLAAILVADGEVAPVGSTIALLAETEAEIPQVQEKAQQQSSSAPAPAAAPEPTPEPAAVGAVTSQNGSSSQSSGRLVASPRARKLAKQLKVDLSTLQGSGPYGRIVAEDVQQAAGQPVSAPTVTPVMPAAPAAAPVPMTAAASPATAPVTPGQVVPFNTLQGAVVRNMTASLSVPVFRVGYTITTDALDNLYKQIKSKGVTMTGLLAKAVAVTLQKHPLLYASYTEQGVKYNGNINVSVAVAMPDGGLITPVLQNADQVDIYSLSRNWKDLVARSRSKQLQPEEYNSGTFTLSNLGMFGVDRFDAILPPGQGSILAIGASRPQVVATDDGLMGVKRQMQVNITCDHRIIYGADAAAFLKDLAGLIERNPQSLTL, encoded by the coding sequence ATGAGCCACGAAATTTTCATGCCCGCCCTCAGTTCCACCATGACCGAAGGGAAAATCGTCTCCTGGACCAAAGCCACGGGAGACAAGGTGGAGAAAGGCGAAACGGTGGTTGTCGTTGAATCCGACAAAGCCGATATGGATGTTGAATCCTTTTACGACGGTTACTTAGCCGCCATTCTAGTCGCTGATGGGGAAGTTGCCCCAGTGGGTAGCACCATTGCCCTGTTAGCAGAAACCGAAGCTGAAATCCCCCAAGTTCAAGAAAAAGCCCAACAGCAGAGTTCCTCAGCCCCCGCTCCAGCGGCTGCCCCAGAACCGACCCCAGAACCGGCTGCTGTTGGGGCGGTGACCAGTCAAAATGGCTCCAGTAGCCAGTCCAGTGGTCGCCTCGTTGCCTCTCCTCGGGCCCGCAAACTCGCCAAACAGCTTAAGGTGGACTTAAGCACGCTGCAAGGCAGTGGCCCCTACGGTCGCATCGTCGCCGAAGATGTGCAACAGGCCGCCGGACAGCCCGTTTCTGCCCCCACGGTCACCCCGGTGATGCCCGCTGCCCCCGCTGCTGCCCCGGTTCCCATGACAGCCGCTGCCAGCCCCGCTACCGCCCCCGTCACCCCTGGGCAGGTGGTTCCCTTCAATACCCTACAAGGGGCAGTCGTCCGCAATATGACCGCCAGTTTGTCGGTTCCGGTGTTCCGGGTGGGCTATACCATCACCACCGATGCCCTGGATAATCTCTATAAGCAAATCAAGTCCAAGGGCGTGACGATGACCGGCTTGTTAGCCAAAGCCGTGGCGGTTACCCTACAAAAACACCCCCTACTCTATGCCAGCTACACCGAGCAAGGGGTGAAGTATAACGGAAATATCAATGTTTCGGTGGCTGTGGCTATGCCCGATGGGGGCTTGATTACCCCAGTCCTGCAAAATGCTGACCAGGTGGATATTTATTCCCTCTCCCGCAATTGGAAAGACCTGGTGGCCCGCTCTCGCAGTAAGCAGTTGCAACCGGAAGAGTACAACAGTGGTACCTTCACACTCTCCAATTTAGGAATGTTTGGGGTCGATCGCTTTGATGCCATTTTGCCCCCGGGACAGGGTTCGATTCTGGCCATTGGTGCCTCTCGTCCCCAAGTGGTGGCCACCGACGATGGCTTAATGGGGGTCAAACGACAAATGCAAGTGAACATCACCTGCGACCACCGGATTATTTACGGTGCTGATGCGGCGGCGTTCCTGAAAGATTTGGCTGGGTTGATTGAACGCAATCCCCAATCTCTGACTCTGTAA
- a CDS encoding DUF3536 domain-containing protein, which yields MTFTSDPISTDALNANLERSATLPRQQTGVFVTVHGHYYQPPRENPYLDAIERQPSASPFHDWNERIHAECYRPNAFARVLNDQGEVVEIVNNYEYLSFNIGPTLMNWIAGHDPEVYERIIEGDRHSCKRLGGHGNAIAQVYNHIILPLANARDKRTQIRWGKADFQKHFGRDPEGMWLAETAIDYPTVEALINEGIQFVVLAPSQVQRCRPMATEDNPDPTWYEVGGGQIDPSRPYRCYLKDAEGRPDAERPYLDVFFYDGPISRDMGFNDVLESAYNFAGRLEIAIHGDHRPAQIISVATDGETFGHHKRDKEKCVAYCLTQEFPNRGWTVTNFAHYRSVNPPTWECELKPVTAWSCSHGVDRWQDDCGCGGGGGTQQKWRRPLRDALDWVRDRLEEVYTREGGRLLRDPWTARDEYISILGDRSRENVAEFLRQHQVRELTASEQIDALRLLEMQRHTLLMYTSCGWFFEEISRPEGTQILRYAARAIELASQITGQDIEPEFIAQLAAAPSNVPFFGDGAAVYRHNVKPNQVSIEQIAAHYAISSLFKTYQPEHRVYCYQARQLDYQLQHLGTLTLAVGQAEFSSEITWESVHLTFAVLHLGGLDFHCCVQPFSGRLEYRNMKEALFTALESASAAQTILAMNRHLNGQTFGLSDLFAEEEERIIHQLERQTLKRLDRLYGQVYRDNYGVLKALQRNHLNVPRELQVAAEIALNQRCLEAVRGLVEQLNRLDEQPVKVDYWMELTAIAIEAQTMNCHLKVPEAKQSLEQLIWRALWHLLHRSDDDRGPASREEGIAQITKLVEIGDSLQLGLALDRIQELYYAWLKGAIEDNALAADDQDLLKLGKVLNVDTHVWLR from the coding sequence ATGACCTTCACCTCTGACCCGATTTCCACAGATGCCTTGAACGCCAATCTAGAGCGTTCGGCGACACTGCCCCGGCAACAAACTGGAGTGTTTGTTACGGTTCATGGTCACTACTATCAACCCCCACGAGAAAATCCTTACTTGGATGCGATCGAACGACAACCCAGTGCTAGTCCCTTCCATGACTGGAATGAACGCATCCATGCAGAATGCTATCGCCCCAATGCCTTTGCTCGAGTCTTGAACGACCAAGGGGAGGTGGTGGAGATTGTCAACAATTACGAATATCTCAGCTTCAATATCGGGCCAACCCTGATGAATTGGATTGCTGGCCATGATCCCGAAGTCTATGAACGGATTATTGAGGGCGATCGCCACAGTTGCAAACGACTCGGGGGTCATGGGAATGCGATCGCCCAAGTCTACAACCACATCATCCTCCCTCTGGCCAATGCCCGGGACAAACGCACTCAAATCCGCTGGGGTAAGGCTGACTTCCAAAAACACTTTGGCCGCGATCCCGAGGGAATGTGGTTAGCGGAGACGGCCATCGACTATCCCACTGTGGAAGCCCTCATTAACGAAGGAATCCAATTTGTCGTCCTGGCCCCCTCTCAGGTGCAACGCTGTCGCCCCATGGCTACTGAGGACAATCCTGACCCCACCTGGTACGAAGTCGGTGGCGGACAAATCGACCCCAGCCGTCCCTATCGCTGTTATCTCAAGGATGCTGAAGGACGGCCCGACGCTGAACGGCCCTATCTGGATGTCTTCTTCTATGACGGGCCCATCTCTCGGGATATGGGCTTCAATGATGTCCTCGAAAGTGCCTATAATTTCGCCGGCCGTCTGGAAATCGCCATTCATGGGGACCATCGCCCGGCTCAAATTATCTCCGTCGCCACCGACGGCGAAACCTTTGGCCACCACAAACGGGACAAAGAAAAATGCGTCGCTTACTGCCTAACCCAGGAATTTCCCAATCGGGGCTGGACGGTCACCAACTTTGCCCATTATCGCAGCGTTAACCCCCCCACCTGGGAATGTGAACTCAAACCCGTCACCGCCTGGAGTTGTTCTCACGGCGTCGATCGCTGGCAGGATGACTGTGGCTGTGGCGGCGGCGGCGGAACCCAGCAAAAATGGCGGCGGCCCCTGCGGGATGCCCTCGATTGGGTTCGCGATCGCCTCGAAGAGGTCTACACTCGCGAAGGGGGTCGTCTGCTGCGAGATCCCTGGACAGCTCGCGATGAATATATCAGCATTTTGGGCGATCGCAGTCGTGAGAATGTGGCCGAGTTCCTGCGTCAGCATCAAGTGCGAGAACTCACCGCCAGTGAACAAATCGACGCCCTACGCCTCCTGGAAATGCAGCGTCACACCCTGCTGATGTACACCAGTTGCGGCTGGTTCTTCGAGGAAATCTCCCGTCCTGAAGGAACCCAAATCCTCCGCTATGCCGCTCGGGCGATCGAACTGGCGAGCCAAATCACCGGACAGGATATCGAACCGGAATTTATCGCCCAACTGGCCGCCGCTCCCTCCAACGTCCCCTTCTTTGGCGATGGTGCTGCCGTCTATCGCCATAACGTCAAACCCAACCAGGTCAGCATTGAACAGATTGCCGCTCATTATGCCATCAGTTCCCTGTTTAAGACCTATCAACCGGAACATCGCGTCTATTGCTACCAAGCCCGACAACTGGACTATCAACTGCAACACCTGGGAACCCTCACCCTAGCGGTGGGCCAAGCGGAGTTTAGTTCCGAGATTACCTGGGAATCGGTCCATCTGACCTTTGCCGTCTTACATTTAGGCGGATTGGACTTCCATTGCTGTGTTCAGCCCTTCTCCGGCCGTCTGGAGTACCGCAACATGAAGGAAGCCCTATTTACCGCCCTGGAGTCCGCCAGTGCCGCTCAGACGATTCTGGCTATGAACCGTCACCTGAATGGCCAAACCTTTGGCCTTTCGGATCTGTTCGCCGAAGAAGAAGAACGGATTATTCACCAATTAGAACGGCAAACCCTGAAACGACTCGATCGCCTCTATGGACAGGTCTATCGCGATAACTATGGCGTTCTCAAAGCCCTACAACGCAATCATCTCAACGTTCCCCGGGAACTCCAGGTGGCGGCTGAAATCGCTCTCAATCAACGCTGTTTAGAGGCTGTTCGCGGTTTAGTCGAGCAACTCAATCGCCTGGATGAGCAACCCGTCAAAGTCGACTATTGGATGGAATTAACTGCCATTGCCATTGAAGCCCAAACCATGAACTGTCATCTCAAGGTTCCTGAGGCGAAACAGTCCCTGGAACAGTTGATTTGGCGGGCCTTGTGGCATCTGTTGCATCGCAGCGACGATGACCGGGGACCGGCCTCTCGTGAGGAAGGAATCGCTCAGATTACCAAATTGGTTGAAATCGGCGACAGCCTGCAATTGGGGTTAGCCCTCGATCGCATCCAGGAACTCTATTATGCCTGGCTCAAGGGGGCGATCGAAGACAACGCTCTCGCCGCCGATGACCAGGATCTGCTCAAACTAGGGAAGGTGCTGAACGTCGATACCCATGTTTGGCTACGGTAA
- the cax gene encoding calcium/proton exchanger: MKTLILSLLLTFLPISIAAEWLHWDASIIFLTAAIAIIPLAAWMGTATEELAVVVGPTLGGLLNATFGNATELIIALIALRAGLIEVVKASITGSIISNLLLVMGFSMFLGGIRYKSQNFQPVIARLNASVMNLATVAILVPTAVVATSHGIPELTIQKLSSIVAVILIIVYGLTLLFSMKTHAYLCDVGEAENELESGEAGESPNPWLWSGVLLLCTLAVAYESELLVGSLELATESLGFTPLFTGVILVPIIGNAAEHATAVTVAMKNKMDLSMAVAMGSSLQIALFVGPVLVLAGWLFGQPMDLNFNPFELVAVVVAVVLANSVSSDGRSDWLEGVLLLATYLVVSVAFFYHPV, from the coding sequence ATGAAAACTTTAATTCTCTCCCTCCTCCTCACCTTCCTCCCCATCTCCATCGCCGCCGAATGGCTGCATTGGGATGCCAGCATCATTTTCCTCACCGCCGCCATCGCCATCATCCCCCTGGCCGCCTGGATGGGAACCGCCACCGAAGAACTGGCCGTCGTCGTCGGCCCCACCCTCGGAGGACTCCTCAACGCCACCTTTGGCAACGCCACTGAACTGATTATCGCCCTCATTGCCCTGCGGGCCGGCCTAATCGAAGTCGTCAAAGCCAGCATTACCGGCTCAATCATCAGTAACCTCCTACTCGTTATGGGATTTTCCATGTTTCTCGGAGGAATTCGCTATAAATCCCAAAACTTCCAACCCGTCATCGCTCGCCTCAACGCCTCGGTGATGAACCTAGCCACCGTGGCCATCCTCGTTCCCACCGCCGTCGTCGCCACCTCCCACGGTATCCCGGAACTGACGATTCAGAAACTCTCCAGCATCGTGGCGGTGATTCTCATCATTGTCTATGGCCTAACCCTGCTGTTTTCCATGAAAACCCACGCCTATCTCTGTGATGTGGGAGAAGCGGAAAATGAATTAGAGTCTGGAGAAGCGGGCGAGTCCCCCAATCCCTGGTTATGGTCTGGGGTCTTGCTTCTCTGTACCCTCGCTGTCGCCTATGAGTCCGAGTTGTTGGTGGGGTCCCTGGAACTGGCCACAGAATCTCTCGGCTTCACCCCCCTGTTCACTGGGGTGATTCTCGTCCCCATCATCGGTAACGCCGCCGAACACGCTACCGCCGTCACCGTCGCGATGAAAAACAAGATGGATTTATCCATGGCCGTGGCCATGGGGTCCAGTTTGCAGATTGCTCTGTTTGTCGGCCCAGTCCTGGTGTTAGCCGGTTGGCTGTTCGGTCAACCCATGGATTTAAACTTCAATCCCTTTGAATTGGTGGCCGTGGTGGTGGCGGTGGTGTTGGCCAACTCCGTCAGTTCCGATGGCCGTTCGGACTGGCTCGAAGGGGTGTTATTGTTAGCCACCTATCTGGTGGTGAGTGTGGCGTTTTTCTATCATCCTGTTTAG
- a CDS encoding folate/biopterin family MFS transporter, which translates to MLVSSSRLEGFKEFLRDKLLFGNEPSPELIAILLVYFVQGILGLARLAVSFFLKDDLGLSPAETSALLGIVALPWMIKPLFGFISDGLPIFGYRRRPYLILSGLLGTLSWLLLATVVDRPWQAIAAISLGSLSVAFSDVIADSLVVERARKESQSDAGSLQSITWAASAIGGLITAYLSGSLLEIFSSRSIFLITATFPLIVSGVSWLIAEQPTGDRPDFSGVTRQVQQLKAAISQKSIWLPTAFIFLWQATPTADSAFFYFTTNELGFQPEFLGRVRLVTSLASLVGIWLFQRFFKAVAFRKIFLWTTILSAVLGMSALLLVTHANRAIGIDDHWFSLGDSLILTVMGQLAFMPVLVLAARLCPSGVEATLFAVLMSISNIAGMVSYELGAVLMHWLNISESNFENLWLLVTLTNLSTLLPLPFIHWLPGDSASGGGGETPSPQAPEPARVESEAVEGVGV; encoded by the coding sequence ATGCTCGTTTCATCCTCTCGCTTGGAGGGTTTCAAAGAGTTCTTACGGGATAAACTCCTGTTTGGCAATGAGCCAAGCCCAGAACTCATTGCCATCCTCCTGGTTTACTTTGTCCAGGGAATCCTCGGCTTAGCTCGTTTGGCGGTGAGTTTTTTCCTCAAAGACGATCTCGGTCTCAGTCCTGCTGAAACCTCGGCCTTGTTGGGGATTGTGGCACTTCCCTGGATGATTAAGCCCTTGTTTGGCTTCATCTCCGATGGCCTACCGATTTTCGGCTATCGTCGCCGTCCCTATCTGATTCTCTCAGGATTGCTGGGAACCCTATCCTGGCTCCTGTTGGCGACCGTTGTCGACCGTCCCTGGCAGGCGATCGCCGCTATTTCCCTAGGGTCCCTCTCGGTGGCCTTCAGCGATGTCATTGCCGATTCCCTGGTGGTGGAACGGGCCCGTAAAGAATCCCAAAGTGATGCGGGGTCTCTCCAGTCCATCACCTGGGCCGCCTCCGCCATTGGGGGTCTGATTACCGCCTATCTCAGCGGTTCCCTGCTAGAAATCTTCAGCAGCCGCAGTATCTTCCTGATTACCGCAACCTTTCCCCTGATTGTCTCCGGGGTGTCTTGGCTCATTGCCGAACAACCGACGGGAGATCGCCCCGACTTCAGTGGCGTAACCCGGCAAGTTCAGCAACTCAAAGCCGCCATTTCCCAAAAATCCATCTGGCTTCCCACGGCCTTTATCTTCCTCTGGCAAGCCACCCCCACCGCCGACTCAGCCTTTTTCTATTTCACCACCAACGAATTAGGCTTCCAACCGGAGTTCCTAGGACGAGTGCGTCTGGTGACCAGTCTGGCCTCCCTGGTGGGGATTTGGCTATTTCAGCGTTTCTTCAAAGCCGTTGCCTTTCGCAAGATTTTTCTCTGGACTACCATTCTCTCGGCGGTGTTAGGGATGAGTGCCTTATTACTGGTCACTCATGCCAACCGGGCGATCGGCATTGATGACCATTGGTTTAGCCTCGGGGATAGTCTCATTCTCACGGTCATGGGACAACTGGCCTTTATGCCGGTTCTCGTCCTAGCGGCCCGTCTCTGTCCCAGTGGCGTGGAAGCGACCCTGTTTGCCGTGTTGATGTCCATCTCCAACATTGCCGGGATGGTGTCCTACGAGTTGGGAGCCGTTCTGATGCACTGGCTCAACATCAGTGAATCCAACTTCGAGAATCTTTGGCTGTTAGTCACCCTAACCAATCTCAGCACCCTCCTCCCCCTTCCCTTCATCCACTGGCTACCGGGGGATAGTGCCTCAGGCGGCGGCGGTGAAACTCCGTCACCTCAGGCCCCAGAACCAGCTCGGGTGGAGTCAGAAGCCGTGGAAGGGGTGGGGGTCTAA
- a CDS encoding serine/threonine protein kinase, with the protein MSDSRPTLSQDSFAVPMSQFPQFAARGYHVQRQLGHNRAGGRITYLAKQESSPAPVVLKQFLFGDAAQWSAYDSCEREIQVLKGLEHPGIPRYLDSFETENGFCLVQEYKPAPSLAQTRSFSPEEVKEIAIALLEILVYLQNRIPPVIHRDIKPENVLVSEAPSSKGLEVYLVDFGFARIGEGDVAMSSVVKGTLGFMPPEQLFNRPLTEASDLYGVGATLICLLTGTPSQDIGELMDDRYSIDFAPRVPKLSLRWVEWLQTLVQPSPNDRYKNAEEALAALHPIYVNRVPKVVAKPDSVVLEASRLGEQIAETVMLKNPVPDTVLQGRWRVLPHPKDPPSRPGKHHWLRVTPDPVEGEQVLCRVRANTGKLVANAVYERRLVFESNAEPQTLELAVTVKTAPAPVRLPSLPLKRLGVLFVSATVLSFGVHIWWGAILGLANSLAQSIDKL; encoded by the coding sequence ATGTCTGATTCTCGACCGACTTTGTCCCAGGACTCGTTTGCTGTTCCCATGAGCCAATTTCCCCAATTCGCCGCCAGGGGCTATCACGTCCAACGCCAACTCGGCCATAACCGAGCCGGTGGACGGATTACCTATCTGGCTAAACAGGAGTCCTCCCCCGCTCCTGTGGTCTTAAAACAATTTCTCTTTGGTGATGCCGCCCAATGGTCGGCCTATGATAGTTGCGAACGGGAAATTCAGGTCTTGAAGGGCCTAGAACATCCTGGGATTCCCCGCTATTTGGATTCCTTTGAAACCGAGAACGGCTTTTGCTTGGTGCAAGAGTATAAACCCGCCCCCTCCCTGGCTCAAACTCGGAGTTTTTCCCCGGAGGAGGTGAAAGAGATTGCGATCGCCCTCCTAGAGATTCTTGTCTATCTACAAAATCGCATCCCCCCGGTCATCCACCGAGATATTAAGCCAGAAAATGTTTTAGTCTCCGAAGCCCCCAGCTCAAAAGGGTTAGAGGTCTATCTCGTCGATTTTGGCTTTGCCCGGATTGGCGAGGGGGACGTGGCTATGAGTAGTGTCGTCAAAGGAACCCTGGGCTTTATGCCCCCGGAACAACTCTTTAATCGCCCCCTCACCGAAGCCTCAGACCTCTATGGCGTGGGGGCAACCTTAATTTGTCTCCTAACTGGAACCCCCTCCCAGGACATTGGCGAGTTGATGGACGATCGCTACAGCATTGATTTCGCCCCTCGGGTTCCTAAACTCAGTTTGCGCTGGGTGGAGTGGCTGCAAACCCTCGTTCAACCTTCACCGAACGACCGCTATAAGAACGCTGAAGAAGCGTTAGCCGCCTTGCACCCCATTTATGTCAATCGTGTCCCTAAAGTAGTCGCTAAGCCCGATTCTGTGGTATTGGAAGCTAGCCGTTTGGGGGAACAGATTGCCGAAACGGTGATGTTAAAAAATCCAGTGCCCGATACGGTCTTACAAGGGCGTTGGCGGGTTCTTCCCCATCCCAAAGACCCCCCCAGTCGCCCCGGGAAACATCATTGGCTACGGGTAACTCCCGATCCCGTGGAGGGGGAACAGGTGTTATGTCGGGTGCGGGCGAATACCGGTAAACTGGTGGCAAATGCCGTCTATGAACGTCGCCTGGTCTTTGAAAGTAATGCCGAACCTCAGACCTTGGAACTTGCCGTCACTGTCAAAACCGCTCCCGCTCCCGTTCGTCTGCCCAGCTTACCCCTGAAACGGCTCGGGGTGTTGTTTGTCTCAGCGACCGTTCTCTCCTTTGGGGTTCATATTTGGTGGGGGGCGATTTTAGGCTTGGCGAACTCCCTGGCCCAGAGCATTGATAAACTTTAA